One region of Paucibacter aquatile genomic DNA includes:
- a CDS encoding peptidase domain-containing ABC transporter: MILRTKRMTVALQSESADCGLSCMAMLASHYDVSIDLGELRDQFGSARGVTAATLMDIASAYGFVPHLLQCELGQLLQLKSPCILHWDMRHFVVLERLSPTRAWIIDPAVGRRRISIEELDQMFTGAVLTIKPGLPPPKSHKRSHASLRDVIGPTSGIRASLAKVLVLAAMLECVALGSPLLMQTVIDDVITLGDSDLLMVVGIGLLIATLFQCLLVAGRGWALSFAGASFRLQWSSAVLFRILTLPYAYFQRRSASDVVSRLESVKAIQSTLTHSFVEVLLDGTFGSIALVILGLYSLKLAFCTVACLVAVVLVRSTALHLKRERNEEAIHHDIRQQAYALEAVQAIQTVKANHAVSKVHGRWLSHATSHTEADFRISLLESNTQALVRLILGLEQCAVIYLGARMVLDGHATAGTLVGYMMLKEQFLAKASALTAKVMEFRLLRTHVDRLHDISRETIASPTREAALCIDAPTCTDGVLSFQDVWFRYSDGDPWILRGVSFSVRYGESVAIVGASGGGKSTLIKIAAGLLQPTQGRIHVGVDTEKVASVLQDDHLFAGTVAENISLFAETPDVQRLQSCAVASQIGDEILHFPMGFNTMVGEFGSSLSGGQKQRILLARALYRQAELLLLDEATSHLDAANERGVIQELSAMPITRVFVAHRAETIRSAQRILRLEGGQVATGETASILANQTFGVSST; the protein is encoded by the coding sequence ATGATCTTGCGTACCAAGAGAATGACCGTAGCACTGCAGTCTGAAAGCGCGGACTGCGGCCTGTCATGCATGGCCATGCTGGCCAGCCACTACGACGTATCTATCGATCTTGGGGAACTGCGTGATCAATTCGGGTCGGCGCGGGGGGTAACGGCCGCGACTCTGATGGACATCGCGTCGGCCTACGGCTTCGTGCCCCATCTGCTCCAATGCGAGCTCGGCCAATTGCTTCAGTTGAAATCGCCCTGCATTTTGCATTGGGACATGCGGCATTTCGTCGTATTGGAGCGGTTGTCGCCCACTCGAGCTTGGATCATTGATCCAGCCGTTGGTCGGCGCCGCATTTCCATAGAAGAGTTGGACCAGATGTTTACCGGCGCCGTGCTTACTATCAAACCCGGACTACCGCCCCCCAAAAGTCACAAACGTAGTCATGCCTCATTGAGAGACGTGATCGGACCTACTTCCGGGATTCGTGCAAGTCTAGCTAAGGTGCTTGTGCTGGCGGCAATGCTGGAATGCGTTGCGCTCGGTTCTCCTTTGTTGATGCAGACCGTTATTGATGACGTGATCACCTTGGGCGACAGTGACTTGCTGATGGTGGTCGGTATCGGCCTACTGATAGCGACACTATTTCAGTGCCTACTGGTGGCCGGCCGCGGTTGGGCGCTCTCGTTCGCTGGAGCCAGCTTTCGGCTGCAGTGGAGCAGCGCAGTACTCTTTCGTATCCTGACGCTGCCGTACGCCTACTTTCAGAGACGCTCCGCGAGCGACGTGGTGTCGAGGCTTGAGTCGGTCAAGGCCATTCAGTCGACGCTTACCCATAGTTTTGTCGAAGTCTTGCTGGACGGCACATTCGGGTCCATCGCTCTGGTAATACTGGGGCTGTACTCGCTGAAACTGGCCTTCTGCACGGTCGCATGCCTAGTGGCAGTTGTTTTGGTCCGTTCGACTGCCTTGCACTTGAAGCGGGAGCGCAACGAAGAAGCCATTCACCACGATATCCGGCAGCAGGCGTACGCGTTGGAAGCGGTTCAGGCCATCCAGACGGTCAAGGCCAATCATGCAGTATCGAAGGTCCACGGCCGCTGGCTGAGCCATGCCACAAGCCATACCGAGGCGGACTTTCGAATCAGTTTACTGGAGAGCAACACGCAAGCACTAGTGCGCTTAATCCTAGGTTTGGAGCAGTGCGCTGTCATCTACCTTGGCGCGCGAATGGTGCTTGACGGGCACGCGACGGCCGGAACCCTAGTCGGCTACATGATGCTCAAGGAGCAATTCTTGGCAAAGGCAAGTGCTTTGACTGCCAAGGTCATGGAGTTCAGATTGCTGCGCACCCACGTCGACAGGCTCCATGACATTTCCCGGGAAACGATTGCGAGTCCCACTCGAGAAGCAGCTTTGTGTATTGACGCGCCGACATGCACCGACGGAGTGTTGTCGTTTCAGGACGTTTGGTTCCGATATAGCGACGGAGACCCCTGGATTCTTCGCGGCGTGTCCTTTTCCGTGCGGTACGGAGAGTCGGTGGCTATCGTCGGCGCTTCTGGCGGGGGTAAGTCCACTCTGATCAAGATTGCTGCCGGACTGCTACAGCCGACCCAGGGGCGCATACATGTCGGTGTGGATACCGAGAAGGTCGCGTCGGTACTGCAAGACGATCATCTCTTTGCAGGAACAGTCGCAGAAAACATTTCGCTTTTCGCGGAAACGCCCGACGTGCAGCGATTGCAGTCCTGCGCCGTCGCCTCGCAAATCGGTGATGAGATCCTTCACTTCCCAATGGGCTTCAACACCATGGTTGGCGAATTCGGCAGCAGCCTTTCGGGCGGCCAAAAACAACGAATCCTGCTGGCTCGCGCACTCTACCGGCAGGCGGAATTGCTTCTGCTCGACGAGGCCACCAGCCACCTGGACGCTGCCAACGAACGCGGCGTTATCCAGGAACTCAGTGCCATGCCGATCACGCGAGTGTTTGTCGCTCACCGCGCCGAAACCATTCGGAGCGCGCAGCGCATCCTGAGGCTAGAGGGCGGTCAAGTCGCCACGGGCGAGACTGCCAGTATTCTGGCCAATCAAACTTTTGGCGTTTCATCAACATGA
- a CDS encoding HlyD family efflux transporter periplasmic adaptor subunit, which translates to MSPAAFFRQDYQRRQGQAHPPGIQLLSQPGTGLMAAVLASFAAGLLLLAANVNYSKRSGAQGIIVPSSGMAILRAPIAGKVTRAPTRINASVAQDEILFEILSDQSTGQDASTRAALEGMLTRRMATLGVEQKLQQDVLLGEQSKIGAQLASIEQQLGSLEDEQKLANRVLLAAMQRRGQFEALVKEGFASTQQLQDRDASLDQANQRLHALDRQRFELEAKLAELRREMQQSLFRSRLSGEALAREKISVEEQLLAHRASGEARVKAPMRGMLSSSLVQLNQQVAQDAPLAAILSTPFKPAAWLFVSDTHVREYKVGDSVVLRFEGSDKTRQATVQSVTTAPVTTKELMVAQSLSLPTVSYLVSVSLPPAARNGEMADSDLRAGMRINALSPGDRRPLLQWIFKPFIEVVSGLSHKT; encoded by the coding sequence ATGAGCCCTGCCGCGTTCTTTCGGCAGGACTACCAGCGCCGACAGGGGCAAGCCCATCCGCCAGGGATCCAATTGCTCAGCCAACCTGGCACGGGGCTTATGGCTGCGGTTTTGGCATCCTTCGCCGCTGGCCTTCTGCTGTTGGCCGCAAATGTCAACTACTCAAAACGCAGTGGCGCACAAGGAATCATCGTGCCCAGTAGCGGCATGGCTATTCTGCGCGCGCCAATTGCCGGAAAGGTGACTCGTGCCCCGACCCGAATCAATGCCAGCGTGGCCCAGGATGAAATCTTGTTCGAGATCCTCAGCGATCAGAGCACGGGCCAAGATGCAAGTACCAGGGCGGCTCTGGAAGGCATGTTGACGCGGCGGATGGCCACCCTTGGCGTTGAGCAGAAGCTCCAGCAAGACGTGTTACTCGGTGAGCAAAGCAAGATTGGCGCCCAGTTGGCTTCGATCGAGCAGCAGCTTGGGTCTTTGGAAGATGAGCAGAAGCTGGCGAATCGGGTGCTGCTGGCGGCTATGCAAAGGCGAGGGCAGTTTGAGGCTCTTGTCAAGGAGGGGTTTGCTTCCACTCAGCAACTTCAGGACCGCGACGCATCACTGGATCAGGCCAATCAGAGGCTCCATGCCTTGGATCGACAGCGTTTCGAGCTAGAAGCAAAGCTCGCCGAACTGCGCCGCGAGATGCAGCAGTCGCTTTTTCGCTCGCGCTTAAGTGGCGAAGCACTGGCCCGAGAAAAAATCTCTGTGGAAGAACAGTTGCTGGCTCACCGTGCGAGTGGCGAAGCGAGGGTCAAGGCGCCCATGCGGGGGATGCTTTCAAGCTCGCTGGTCCAACTCAATCAGCAGGTGGCTCAGGATGCGCCCTTGGCTGCAATCCTTTCAACACCATTTAAGCCCGCTGCCTGGTTGTTCGTGTCAGATACCCACGTGCGTGAGTACAAGGTCGGGGACTCTGTAGTTCTTAGGTTTGAGGGTTCCGACAAAACACGTCAAGCCACCGTCCAGAGTGTGACAACAGCTCCCGTCACAACCAAGGAGCTGATGGTCGCGCAATCCCTTTCATTACCCACTGTTTCCTATCTAGTCAGTGTTTCGCTGCCGCCTGCAGCTCGTAACGGCGAAATGGCCGATTCGGACCTGCGGGCGGGCATGCGTATCAACGCGCTAAGTCCCGGGGACCGCAGACCTCTGCTGCAATGGATTTTCAAACCCTTCATTGAGGTCGTGAGCGGCCTGTCGCACAAAACATGA
- a CDS encoding lanthionine synthetase LanC family protein, whose protein sequence is MPAAFQALRRAANEQLISNWRAMKPATSLSVGLAGALMYCFEDASSGDPDPQLQSLSKVLLEGLVDALACEPSAPSLYGGIVGVAWLFDNYRAQLHALNLSLDISAFLDEVDGLLLEGLCNTWMGPYDLTDGLAGLGLYGLGRGQQTGDFSIAAACLKQLVLMRRIVEGCPLWLIESRHILDENVVRQFPDGQLNLGLAHGIPGLVSFLANAVALGVEEPQTMELLENAVRILRKYRVADSEVSFPGWVGPDAPRRQAWCYGDPGVACALWLAAKATNDVALLDEVKSVVAKCSALPEALTGIADGSLCHGSAGFALLLHLLSINAGEPAWASSACYWVQRALDQFECHGLVRLVPSLPGRVDGHNVSLLSGTPGTVLALGTVFGRYSKRWCKFLGVASLACPAS, encoded by the coding sequence ATGCCTGCCGCATTCCAGGCTTTGCGTAGGGCTGCAAACGAGCAATTGATCTCGAACTGGCGTGCAATGAAGCCGGCAACGTCGTTGTCGGTCGGACTCGCTGGAGCGCTGATGTACTGCTTCGAAGATGCGAGTAGTGGGGATCCGGATCCACAGTTGCAATCGCTTTCAAAGGTGCTGCTTGAGGGGTTGGTCGACGCACTCGCTTGCGAGCCCTCCGCGCCGAGCCTTTACGGCGGCATAGTCGGCGTTGCGTGGTTATTCGACAATTATCGGGCTCAATTGCATGCGCTCAATTTGTCTTTGGACATCAGCGCTTTTCTCGACGAGGTTGATGGCCTTCTGCTGGAAGGTTTGTGTAACACCTGGATGGGACCATATGACTTAACTGACGGTCTGGCGGGTCTAGGCTTGTACGGTCTTGGCCGAGGCCAGCAAACGGGTGATTTTTCAATTGCCGCCGCCTGCCTCAAGCAACTGGTGCTGATGCGGCGCATCGTCGAGGGCTGTCCCCTTTGGCTGATTGAAAGCCGGCATATTCTTGACGAGAACGTGGTGCGCCAGTTTCCGGACGGCCAACTCAACCTGGGCCTAGCCCATGGCATCCCTGGGCTCGTATCTTTTCTGGCCAATGCGGTGGCGCTGGGAGTGGAGGAGCCGCAGACCATGGAGCTGCTAGAAAATGCAGTTCGCATCTTGCGAAAGTACCGAGTAGCCGATTCGGAAGTGTCTTTCCCCGGTTGGGTGGGACCCGATGCACCTCGGCGTCAGGCCTGGTGCTATGGTGATCCCGGCGTAGCCTGTGCTTTGTGGCTGGCTGCCAAAGCAACGAACGACGTAGCCTTGCTCGACGAGGTGAAGTCCGTTGTGGCGAAGTGCTCGGCTCTACCGGAGGCACTTACCGGCATCGCGGACGGCTCTCTTTGTCACGGCTCAGCGGGTTTTGCCTTGTTGCTGCATCTGCTGTCGATCAACGCTGGCGAGCCGGCCTGGGCAAGTTCAGCATGCTATTGGGTGCAACGGGCCCTAGACCAGTTCGAATGCCATGGCTTAGTCCGGTTGGTTCCATCACTGCCTGGCCGTGTGGATGGGCATAACGTGAGCCTATTGAGCGGAACACCGGGCACCGTCTTAGCGTTGGGGACGGTCTTTGGGCGGTATTCGAAGCGGTGGTGCAAGTTTCTCGGCGTTGCATCCCTAGCATGCCCCGCATCATGA
- a CDS encoding erythromycin esterase family protein, which yields MNTLVMAHTVAPPVAPAQTFAYVVARTNRQGIARLRVGRLGGSLALSVVTARGFVHTPIDKTKRHFRLASCDAPLSYEVVEIGRTSTKTRSRPLNVVAARSFMDPPTQFAIPASQKHRYSVCLPPADYLVHRVESDRSVGPTELSTESQSGTTHLEIRHGRTHPNLPRGAGAIAGTPADMIEALATKTGASVLLGLGENSHGSANLINLLREAVEKEALGPIAVLALEIDAIAARHVDRALQSRDLPALRRAVATVPGWPYTSEEMLGLLESFARARQAPPRLLGLDVAVPFYACQHFKKSLEPDADQLAQLFARVQPLCLPLQAVDAGLNEVKAADARQALDSLMADTLVRRSPERLEELDHLRKFLALRTPLDALERDRFLALNLLRHEELLSAGTSLLLSHMGHVGFGEADSLGALLKKKLGDRYFAIGTLLGGGEVRAVHPASGPTSQRITGASSLEGTLEHAFTGLGHGDHAMQFAALSRISGGESWLTGRYLAQVIGAMYIPESGASQFAAISPREQFDALIYFDVSRATRPARGTP from the coding sequence ATGAACACCCTCGTGATGGCTCACACCGTGGCGCCACCGGTCGCGCCGGCGCAGACATTCGCTTACGTAGTCGCGCGCACGAACCGGCAGGGCATTGCAAGGCTTAGGGTGGGCCGGCTGGGTGGCTCGTTGGCGCTGAGCGTAGTGACCGCCCGTGGTTTTGTGCACACACCGATCGACAAAACGAAGCGGCACTTTCGGCTGGCTTCCTGTGACGCGCCTTTGTCTTATGAGGTTGTAGAAATTGGGCGCACTTCAACCAAGACCCGAAGCCGTCCACTCAACGTTGTTGCAGCGCGCAGCTTCATGGATCCCCCAACGCAATTCGCCATTCCCGCCAGCCAGAAGCATCGATATAGCGTTTGCCTTCCTCCTGCCGACTACCTAGTGCATCGCGTTGAATCTGATCGCAGTGTTGGGCCGACCGAGTTGAGCACCGAGAGTCAGTCAGGGACGACGCACTTGGAGATCCGTCATGGTCGTACTCATCCAAATTTGCCCCGTGGTGCGGGCGCCATTGCCGGCACGCCGGCAGACATGATCGAAGCACTCGCCACGAAGACAGGCGCTTCTGTTTTGCTCGGTCTCGGTGAAAACAGCCATGGCAGCGCCAATTTGATCAACCTTCTGCGCGAGGCCGTTGAGAAAGAAGCGTTGGGACCGATTGCTGTGCTTGCCTTGGAAATTGATGCCATTGCTGCTAGGCACGTTGACCGCGCCTTGCAATCACGTGACCTGCCGGCGCTGCGACGTGCGGTGGCGACCGTACCGGGATGGCCTTATACCTCTGAGGAAATGCTTGGCCTATTGGAAAGCTTTGCGCGGGCAAGGCAGGCTCCGCCGCGCCTCCTAGGTCTGGACGTGGCAGTGCCCTTTTACGCATGCCAACACTTCAAGAAGAGTTTGGAGCCAGATGCGGATCAGTTAGCTCAATTGTTCGCACGTGTCCAGCCCTTGTGCTTGCCGCTCCAAGCCGTTGATGCGGGGTTGAATGAAGTCAAGGCGGCGGACGCGCGGCAAGCCCTGGACTCGCTAATGGCGGACACTCTCGTACGAAGGTCGCCTGAGCGTCTAGAAGAACTCGATCATCTACGCAAGTTCTTGGCGCTGCGCACTCCGCTGGACGCGTTGGAGCGCGACCGATTCCTTGCGCTCAACCTGTTGCGCCATGAAGAGCTTCTGAGTGCCGGCACTTCGCTGCTGCTCTCGCATATGGGCCACGTGGGCTTTGGGGAAGCGGACTCCCTCGGAGCCTTGCTCAAGAAGAAGCTCGGCGACCGCTATTTTGCCATTGGCACGTTGCTCGGCGGGGGCGAGGTGCGCGCTGTTCATCCTGCATCGGGTCCAACATCTCAGCGTATAACTGGGGCGTCGTCGCTGGAAGGCACGCTGGAACATGCGTTCACTGGACTCGGGCACGGCGACCATGCCATGCAGTTCGCTGCTTTGTCGCGGATCTCTGGAGGCGAGTCTTGGCTGACTGGCCGATACCTCGCTCAGGTAATCGGCGCCATGTACATACCGGAATCGGGTGCATCGCAGTTCGCAGCTATTTCCCCCCGCGAGCAGTTCGACGCGTTAATTTACTTTGACGTCAGCCGAGCTACCCGCCCAGCAAGGGGAACGCCTTGA
- a CDS encoding lantibiotic dehydratase, with the protein MSESPQTHDLRARALDAIFNASRSLHTRIVEEAGACEGAFLRYLLRMSLRCTPFGTMAGITHCRVGSQDNVRFVGAARYERHLRLDSAVVQGLVQRLLEDDDVIRSVRIRVASSLHVVGRRAYYVRPAKGAAGLGFLQKSVAIDDALHVLISGCPDWTDFHRIEWLVRSVSPESSSDEITEYVGELIRDGVLETDLSPPITGEPHDAWLRQRVYQLPDSKRSVAERLAAIGELLQSKATLELPFSVDDYRRVERLLEPLLTAEDAVIQADMVKPAEIAEISDSTLNLALRDLGELLPLLLERAAVLDDFTHRFIERFGDQRVPLLQALDPEHGVGLDGSAADLSPLTAGLALKRAGAQGTAVMPALAGMVLGALTPANISRRLIELDEAKVLRHKVGTRNVPRQLYGLVSFLQETVGGPKKTVLYGVGAPCPSVLLGRFGFASKDLRDSLLAFLEADEEIEVADIAHLPNDKLGNVVQRPTLRTHEISYLGRAAESAIEVQARDIDVSVVEGCLVLRNSKTGKRIVPRMASAHSFYRSELAPYKFLCLYQLAGYELPAINLGEAVTGLAYCPRVTYKTLIVLPERWRLSAADMAALRTIVGTGNLSRMRDWREQLRLPSTFCYAEGDNVLTVDSGDIQQLRAWLEIVRNDRGVALTESLQNMRTAWVSGPEGLYCNEFIVPFEIDRREPTPRLDLASPLAAAPLPVARQFLPGVEWVYLKIYCGVTMADSVLQAMGERIRGLAAVGLASNWFFIRYGDPQPHLRIRVRCPGNEAEVSRSLVDHAASLGAEAGIASIQLDTYQREIERYGGADAIGLAEAYFHHDAVACLELIALLSPNDRFSDQRWLLALHSAMDILDQFVVVHDERLTLARSLRDSFFEEFEVDGEKRAAIGKKYRHYKPLIEGKAVDATPVQEVLLRRRCASSEIAARLRAQLGSSALRQCTSSLMHMTVNRLLHARAREQEAVIYDFLEREIRRQAAMAAMVYRPK; encoded by the coding sequence ATGAGCGAATCTCCGCAGACGCACGATTTGCGTGCGCGAGCCCTCGATGCCATCTTCAATGCCTCTCGTTCCTTGCATACCAGAATTGTTGAAGAGGCCGGAGCATGCGAGGGAGCGTTTCTGCGGTACCTACTCAGAATGAGCCTCCGTTGCACTCCGTTTGGCACTATGGCCGGCATTACGCATTGCCGGGTCGGCTCGCAGGACAACGTGAGATTTGTCGGCGCAGCCCGCTATGAGCGCCATTTGAGGCTCGACTCCGCCGTGGTGCAAGGCCTGGTGCAGCGTTTGCTGGAAGATGATGATGTCATACGGTCTGTGCGTATTCGGGTCGCCAGTAGCCTGCACGTGGTCGGGCGGCGTGCCTACTATGTACGGCCAGCCAAGGGGGCTGCAGGTTTGGGTTTTTTGCAGAAGTCCGTCGCCATAGACGACGCCCTGCATGTGCTGATTTCTGGTTGCCCCGACTGGACGGATTTCCATCGAATTGAGTGGCTCGTTCGGTCTGTTTCTCCGGAATCTTCATCCGATGAAATAACTGAGTATGTCGGCGAATTAATTCGAGATGGGGTTCTCGAGACGGACCTATCGCCACCTATTACGGGGGAGCCGCATGACGCCTGGCTGCGTCAGCGTGTGTACCAGTTGCCCGATTCGAAGCGATCTGTCGCGGAACGACTAGCTGCAATTGGTGAACTTCTTCAGTCGAAGGCCACTCTTGAGCTTCCCTTCTCTGTTGACGACTACCGGAGGGTAGAGCGCCTGCTCGAGCCGCTACTTACAGCAGAGGACGCTGTCATTCAGGCGGATATGGTCAAGCCCGCTGAGATAGCTGAAATTTCCGATTCAACACTGAACCTCGCGCTTCGCGACCTCGGCGAACTACTCCCCTTGCTACTCGAACGTGCAGCGGTACTTGATGACTTCACGCATCGATTCATCGAACGGTTTGGCGATCAGCGTGTGCCACTTCTTCAAGCGCTTGACCCAGAGCATGGCGTTGGGTTGGACGGGTCGGCCGCGGACCTTTCACCCCTTACTGCAGGCCTGGCGTTGAAGCGTGCTGGGGCCCAAGGGACGGCGGTGATGCCTGCCTTGGCTGGAATGGTGCTTGGCGCATTGACACCGGCCAACATCTCTCGCCGCCTCATCGAACTGGACGAAGCAAAGGTACTGCGGCACAAGGTCGGCACGCGCAATGTGCCGCGCCAACTTTACGGCCTCGTCTCGTTTCTCCAGGAAACTGTTGGCGGACCAAAGAAGACCGTACTGTACGGAGTCGGGGCGCCTTGCCCTTCGGTCTTGTTGGGTCGTTTCGGCTTTGCATCGAAGGACCTGCGCGACAGCTTGCTCGCCTTTCTAGAAGCTGATGAAGAGATTGAAGTGGCGGATATCGCTCACCTGCCCAACGACAAACTGGGCAACGTGGTTCAGCGTCCAACGCTCCGGACCCATGAGATCAGCTACCTTGGACGGGCTGCCGAGTCGGCGATTGAGGTTCAGGCGCGGGATATCGACGTGTCAGTCGTGGAAGGGTGTCTCGTTCTACGGAATTCAAAGACTGGCAAGCGAATTGTTCCGCGGATGGCTTCGGCCCACAGTTTTTACCGCTCCGAGCTCGCGCCGTACAAATTCCTATGTTTGTATCAGTTGGCCGGCTATGAATTGCCAGCTATCAATCTCGGAGAAGCTGTAACCGGTTTGGCTTATTGCCCGAGAGTCACCTACAAGACCTTAATAGTCCTCCCGGAGCGCTGGCGCCTCTCGGCTGCGGACATGGCAGCGCTGCGCACTATCGTAGGCACAGGCAACCTCAGCCGTATGCGGGATTGGAGGGAGCAATTGAGACTGCCCAGTACGTTCTGCTATGCCGAAGGCGACAACGTCCTAACCGTAGATTCGGGTGACATTCAGCAGCTACGTGCTTGGCTGGAAATCGTAAGGAATGACCGTGGGGTCGCCTTGACTGAATCGCTGCAGAACATGCGTACGGCGTGGGTCAGTGGACCCGAAGGCCTGTACTGCAACGAATTCATCGTTCCCTTCGAAATTGACCGGCGCGAGCCCACGCCTCGCCTCGATCTAGCTTCACCGCTGGCCGCAGCCCCCTTGCCGGTGGCACGCCAGTTCCTCCCTGGCGTGGAATGGGTGTACTTGAAGATCTATTGCGGCGTCACCATGGCGGACAGTGTCCTCCAGGCCATGGGTGAGCGGATTCGAGGCCTGGCGGCGGTGGGGCTAGCAAGTAACTGGTTCTTCATTCGTTATGGCGACCCGCAGCCCCACCTGCGCATCAGGGTGCGATGCCCGGGGAACGAAGCGGAAGTAAGCCGGTCGCTCGTTGATCACGCGGCCAGTCTTGGGGCGGAGGCGGGCATCGCCAGCATACAACTTGATACCTACCAGCGTGAGATTGAGCGCTATGGGGGCGCGGATGCCATCGGTTTGGCGGAAGCGTACTTCCATCACGATGCCGTGGCATGCCTGGAACTCATTGCCTTGCTATCACCCAATGACAGGTTTTCGGACCAGCGCTGGCTTTTGGCCTTGCATAGTGCGATGGATATTTTGGACCAGTTCGTGGTGGTTCACGATGAGCGCCTGACCTTGGCTCGAAGTTTGAGGGATTCTTTTTTTGAAGAGTTCGAAGTTGATGGTGAAAAGCGCGCGGCAATCGGAAAAAAGTACAGGCACTACAAGCCGCTCATTGAAGGCAAGGCGGTTGATGCGACGCCTGTACAGGAAGTGTTGCTGCGTAGAAGGTGCGCGAGCTCGGAGATCGCTGCTCGCCTGCGAGCCCAACTCGGGAGTAGTGCTCTGAGGCAGTGCACGTCGAGTCTGATGCATATGACTGTTAATCGCCTGCTTCACGCCAGGGCCCGTGAGCAGGAAGCCGTGATCTATGACTTTTTAGAACGCGAGATCCGGAGGCAAGCCGCAATGGCCGCAATGGTTTATCGACCCAAGTAA
- a CDS encoding transposase — MAILKEGEAGVPAAAEVCRKHGISSPTYYAWTSKYAGATVSDLTRMRELEVENARLKRMYADLALENAAIKDVLAKNI, encoded by the coding sequence GTGGCGATCCTCAAGGAGGGAGAGGCCGGCGTGCCGGCGGCGGCCGAGGTGTGCCGCAAGCACGGCATCAGCTCGCCGACGTACTACGCCTGGACGAGCAAGTACGCGGGCGCGACGGTGTCGGACCTGACGCGCATGCGCGAGCTGGAAGTAGAGAACGCGCGGCTCAAGCGCATGTACGCCGACCTGGCGCTGGAGAACGCGGCGATCAAGGATGTGCTGGCGAAAAATATCTGA
- a CDS encoding IS3 family transposase, with protein MVTEYRLPITRACGAARLSRAAHYKVPPLPQDKDAEVIDALNGVVERNGRWGFWKCFDRLRLDGRPWNHKRVWRVYCELGLNIPRRTKRRIPKREPVPLAGCSFVNQGWCHRPPYWSHWVIGIQAPPADRRNGARA; from the coding sequence ATGGTGACCGAGTACCGCCTGCCGATCACGCGAGCCTGCGGGGCTGCACGCTTGTCGCGGGCGGCGCACTACAAGGTGCCGCCGCTGCCGCAGGATAAGGATGCCGAGGTCATCGACGCGCTCAACGGCGTTGTCGAGCGCAACGGCCGCTGGGGTTTCTGGAAGTGCTTTGACCGGCTGCGCCTGGACGGCCGGCCGTGGAACCACAAACGGGTCTGGCGGGTGTACTGCGAGCTGGGGCTGAACATCCCCCGCCGCACCAAGCGCCGAATCCCCAAGCGCGAACCGGTGCCCTTGGCTGGATGCTCGTTCGTTAACCAAGGCTGGTGTCACCGACCGCCATATTGGAGCCACTGGGTGATCGGCATACAGGCGCCACCCGCTGACCGGCGTAATGGAGCCAGGGCGTGA